From a single Theropithecus gelada isolate Dixy chromosome 10, Tgel_1.0, whole genome shotgun sequence genomic region:
- the TMEM211 gene encoding transmembrane protein 211, whose product MLLGGWLLLAFNAIFLLSWAVAPKGLCPRRNSVPMPGVQAVAATAMIMGLLVFPIGLASPFVKEVCEASSMYHGGKCRLGWGYTTAILNAVLASLLHIISWPHRTKVQGRTIIFSRATERIILVPEMNK is encoded by the exons ATGCTCCTCGGAGGCTGGCTCCTGCTGGCCTTCAATGCAATTTTCCTCCTGTCCTGGGCTGTGGCCCCCAAAGGGCTGTGCCCAAGAAGAAACAGTGTTCCAATGCCGGGGGTGCAGGCAGTGGCAG CTACGGCCATGATTATGGGTCTGCTGGTTTTTCCAATCGGCCTTGCCTCCCCATTCGTCAAGGAAGTCTGTGAAGCCTCCTCCATGTATCATGGTGGGAAGTGCCGTCTGGGTTGGGGTTACACGACCGCTATCCTCAATGCAGTCCTGGCCAGCCTCCTGCACATCATCAGCTGGCCCCACAGGACCAAGGTCCAAGGGAGGACCATCATCTTCTCCAGGGCCACCGAGAGAATCATCCTTGTGccagaaatgaacaaataa